From Toxorhynchites rutilus septentrionalis strain SRP chromosome 2, ASM2978413v1, whole genome shotgun sequence, a single genomic window includes:
- the LOC129764979 gene encoding uncharacterized protein LOC129764979 produces the protein MAQNDEPLLIAPEVDENLSPEERLKLDKTLEKEITRTQRKYLKLADTVPALKDVQIMRRLEKKLKHLQRENGAIETRLQVAYAPCHVKRYDQQIKQVEDDVRVMEELDLRIDAILTEIRHLQSQMKRLDRERKELQKISQSDYFYYTRVAKAKQRLATLENRLYTMKKKEATQIATNRKLRKTIEDMLGARRLFHKHWRAMIDHLSYDKKFLIDMIERTILAFNQGEELCHKIDALRSHAAREDKAQRQEMLELQRKLNNDWKNHEFLRVKGFHRDMADLDPREIRRRNKLKAEYSRKLELYNRIIEKTKAFCGIEDLSELIEKYQKQEDSFFAYFNYLNELNYQFEQLNCALAQLTAGVDDLEEDKLLRQEQYEKNIKELHEQLLDETKKTHLMQKSLDAKKSLLQSYMEEIDEILQTVGYDRSDVLNLLGDYRKVTKHNVKRFMAALEDRLNTILATVYVSPETRDNPLVKRPITAEPQEIVGIEQIVTTQQCAECAEGQDVNKYDEEIVLPREKHEIKEGVRKKVQAPEMQYRLHNLSKCKLPRSRILVNKRYQ, from the coding sequence ATGGCTCAAAACGACGAACCGCTCCTGATTGCACCCGAAGTGGACGAAAACCTCAGCCCGGAAGAGCGGCTCAAGCTGGATAAAACCCTAGAGAAGGAAATCACACGCACTCAGCGCAAATATTTGAAGCTTGCCGACACCGTTCCAGCCTTGAAAGATGTCCAGATTATGCGCCGATTGGAGAAGAAGCTCAAACATTTACAGCGGGAAAATGGTGCAATTGAAACGCGACTGCAAGTGGCCTATGCTCCGTGTCATGTCAAACGGTACGATCAACAGATAAAGCAGGTGGAAGATGACGTTCGCGTCATGGAGGAGCTGGATTTGAGAATAGATGCAATCCTGACGGAGATACGCCATTTGCAATCGCAAATGAAGCGGCTCGATAGGGAGCGTAAAGAATTACAGAAGATATCTCAGTCGGACTATTTCTACTATACGCGTGTAGCGAAAGCAAAACAGCGGCTGGCTACCTTGGAGAATCGTCTCTATACGATGAAAAAGAAAGAGGCGACGCAAATTGCTACCAATCGGAAGTTGAGGAAAACAATCGAGGATATGTTGGGTGCCAGGAGACTGTTTCACAAGCACTGGAGAGCCATGATCGATCACCTGAGCTACGATAAGAAATTTTTGATCGATATGATTGAGCGGACCATTTTGGCGTTCAATCAGGGCGAGGAGTTGTGTCACAAAATTGATGCGTTGAGAAGTCACGCTGCGAGGGAAGACAAAGCCCAACGACAGGAAATGTTGGAACTGCAGAGAAAACTCAACAACGATtggaaaaatcatgagtttctgAGGGTTAAAGGTTTTCATCGAGATATGGCTGACTTGGATCCAAGAGAAATTCGACGCAGGAATAAGCTGAAGGCAGAGTACAGCCGGAAGTTGGAGCTTTATAATCGAATTATTGAGAAAACGAAAGCTTTTTGCGGAATAGAGGACTTATCGGAGCTAATTGAAAAGTATCAAAAACAGGAAGATTCGTTTTTCGCCTATTTCAATTATCTGAATGAACTAAATTATCAATTCGAGCAACTGAACTGTGCGCTGGCGCAACTAACCGCTGGCGTTGATGATCTAGAAGAGGACAAATTGTTGCGACAAGAGCAATACGAAAAGAACATCAAGGAGCTTCACGAACAGCTATTGGATGAGACGAAGAAGACCCAtctgatgcaaaaatctttggACGCGAAGAAGTCACTGCTCCAGTCTTACATGGAAGAGATTGATGAAATACTGCAAACAGTTGGATATGACCGATCCGATGTATTGAATCTCCTAGGCGACTACCGAAAAGTGACCAAACACAATGTCAAGCGTTTTATGGCTGCTCTCGAAGATAGACTGAATACAATCCTAGCAACAGTCTACGTCAGTCCTGAAACGCGTGACAATCCACTGGTTAAACGTCCAATCACCGCAGAACCGCAGGAGATCGTCGGTATCGAACAGATCGTAACAACTCAGCAGTGCGCCGAATGCGCTGAAGGACAAGACGTGAACAAGTATGATGAGGAAATTGTGTTGCCGAGGGAGAAACATGAGATCAAGGAAGGCGTTCGGAAGAAGGTCCAAGCACCGGAAATGCAGTACAGATTGCACAATCTGAGCAAGTGTAAATTGCCGCGATCGAGAATTCTGGTGAACAAAAGATATCAGTGA